Proteins co-encoded in one Hymenobacter swuensis DY53 genomic window:
- a CDS encoding outer membrane beta-barrel protein: MKRLPVLLAALLLGAASASQAKTLPCLAPPVANDDTIVVKLPNQATMTLFVKNKAQLRELRQYKLDSLLVLLDGYITQAEAAGKNSKSEQVTMEFYPAKEQPGKQVPEQIRITVRNQGTGAKATKSADHVDVTLGRVFGVSVDESTDGGNDRVSVRVGATAASDSVRNAERKAKQEERANRAVHSNFDIDLGLNALVNKRADVNGVTPELRPIASRYISLNWHYDIRLGRKGSVLFLRTGPELGFNNYMLDNNYQFLNNDGVTVLRKADTGRNLEKSKLSVTSINLPLMPMLSFQDKKGKDAFRIGAGGFVGYRLGSHTKIKYQEDGDTKKDKDRGNYNLEDFQYGVQGLIGIRGIDLFVKYNLNDTFKTNRGPQAQTLSFGVSLLN; encoded by the coding sequence ATGAAACGCCTCCCCGTTCTCCTCGCTGCTTTGCTTCTCGGTGCTGCTTCCGCCAGCCAGGCCAAAACGCTGCCCTGCCTCGCCCCCCCCGTTGCCAACGACGACACCATTGTGGTGAAACTGCCCAACCAGGCCACCATGACGCTTTTTGTGAAGAACAAAGCCCAGCTGCGCGAACTGCGCCAGTACAAGCTCGATTCGTTGTTAGTTCTGCTCGACGGCTACATCACCCAGGCCGAGGCCGCCGGCAAAAACTCCAAGTCGGAGCAGGTGACCATGGAATTCTACCCCGCCAAGGAACAGCCTGGCAAACAGGTACCCGAGCAGATCCGCATCACGGTGCGTAACCAGGGCACCGGCGCAAAAGCCACCAAATCGGCTGACCACGTGGACGTGACGTTGGGCCGCGTGTTTGGGGTGTCGGTGGATGAAAGCACCGACGGCGGCAACGACCGGGTATCGGTGCGGGTGGGTGCCACCGCCGCCTCCGACTCGGTGCGCAACGCCGAGCGGAAGGCCAAGCAGGAAGAGCGCGCCAACCGCGCCGTGCACAGCAACTTTGATATCGACCTGGGGCTGAACGCGCTGGTCAACAAAAGAGCTGATGTTAATGGTGTGACGCCTGAGCTGCGGCCCATAGCCTCCCGCTACATCAGCCTCAACTGGCACTACGATATCCGGCTGGGCCGCAAAGGTTCGGTGTTGTTCCTGCGCACCGGCCCCGAGTTGGGCTTCAACAACTACATGCTCGACAACAACTACCAGTTCCTCAATAATGATGGCGTGACCGTGCTGCGCAAAGCCGACACCGGCCGCAACCTGGAGAAGAGCAAGCTTTCCGTTACCAGCATCAACCTGCCCCTGATGCCCATGCTCAGCTTTCAGGACAAGAAGGGCAAGGATGCTTTCCGGATCGGGGCCGGCGGCTTCGTGGGGTATCGGCTGGGCTCGCACACCAAAATCAAGTACCAGGAAGACGGCGACACCAAGAAGGACAAGGACCGGGGCAACTACAACCTCGAAGACTTCCAGTACGGCGTGCAGGGCCTCATCGGCATCCGCGGCATCGACCTGTTCGTGAAATACAACCTCAACGACACGTTTAAAACCAACCGTGGCCCCCAGGCCCAGACCCTGAGCTTCGGCGTATCGTTGCTCAATTAA
- a CDS encoding TrmH family RNA methyltransferase, with the protein MVSKAVAKYVHALHLKKYRLRHGAFLVEGGKSVRELLSSGILTERLLITAEFNEKIHAELPASLPVDVVSEEELTRLGTLSTNNTALAIARLPEEKPLVPAAGQLLLALDEVRDPGNVGTLIRLADWYGLAGVICSDTCADPWAPKTVAATMGSFTRVPVWQRNLPEWLGSLAPDLPVYGADLHGENVHRLTLRPTGVLVMGSESHGLTPPVEACLTQRLHIPGRGQAESLNVAVSAAILLDNFYRNEIN; encoded by the coding sequence ATGGTTTCAAAAGCAGTAGCGAAATACGTGCACGCGCTGCACCTGAAGAAGTACCGACTCCGGCACGGGGCTTTCCTGGTAGAAGGCGGTAAAAGCGTGCGGGAGCTGCTAAGTTCCGGGATTCTAACGGAACGCCTCCTCATTACGGCGGAATTCAATGAGAAAATCCACGCGGAGCTGCCCGCCAGCCTGCCCGTGGACGTGGTGTCGGAAGAAGAACTGACCCGCCTGGGTACGCTCAGTACCAACAATACGGCCTTGGCCATTGCACGCCTGCCCGAAGAAAAACCGCTTGTGCCGGCCGCTGGCCAGCTGCTGCTGGCTCTGGATGAAGTGCGTGACCCGGGTAACGTGGGCACCCTTATCCGGCTGGCCGACTGGTACGGGCTGGCCGGCGTCATCTGCTCCGATACCTGCGCCGACCCCTGGGCACCCAAAACCGTGGCCGCCACCATGGGCTCGTTCACCCGCGTGCCGGTGTGGCAGCGCAACCTGCCCGAGTGGCTCGGCAGCCTTGCGCCGGACCTGCCCGTATACGGCGCCGACCTGCACGGCGAAAACGTGCACCGCCTTACCCTGCGCCCCACGGGTGTGCTGGTAATGGGCAGTGAAAGCCACGGCCTCACACCGCCCGTCGAAGCCTGCCTTACCCAGCGCCTGCACATCCCCGGCCGGGGCCAGGCTGAAAGTCTCAACGTGGCCGTATCGGCTGCCATTCTGCTGGATAACTTCTACCGGAATGAAATCAATTAA
- the tamL gene encoding translocation and assembly module lipoprotein TamL has protein sequence MKPYSQINGQPSTGLFRGKYPSQLALGSLLLAGGLSACSPLRLLQPGQRLLSQVKVEGTKDADALRLQTLVQQKPNSTFPLPKVAIYQLGRSFYNQERIQGKLEADRTKYDQLIRAAGTDSSEVGKLLTKRERHVRRHQLALDKGNAIMRLGEPPVIYDSSLTATSAEQLGTFLKSKGFFRSSVTVTDTVPTRRFAPLRVFALQSPFRTDSQRVTVTYRIHEGPAFNYSQLDYDIADTAVARRVLASQAQSLLRVGNQYDEEVIGNERSRIENLLKNQGYFDFRQQYVTLEADTSFAPTTVRLRTIISKPTRGEQHRLYTIRNVSFITDAGIVRFGQQRDTIIRDSVKYLAYRHRFGTKSLDRKLVVRPGQPYSLSKTQLTQRQLAGLDMFRFSTVTYRRVRGPEAPADSARGLLDATVNASPAKKFQETTEFGGTYVAGRPGPFGNVRLKVRNVFGGSEVLEFGLRAGFEGQLNLTGTNTGEGDTDSKSVLTTQLGGNVNLVLPQFLLPWRGNRYLSQYNPRTRFNASYTYVNRPDYIRTNVEGTFDYLWQRSAYLQYVLTPIDVSIIRTANIDPDFAQYLRNLEIQQGSPLLRSFDNLFIPSFNATALYNSNDFNETRDARYLRLFAELGGLTRSLYQDQPLINNQDNPKSNALKIYDFGKFTADYRRYHKLGPDSYLVYRLAGGAATALSATSVTTIVEGIPTTSRSFLVPYDKYLFAGGSSSVRAWKPRRLGVGSYSQYKYDPNNPTEFLLVNGQKVRDYDLEQPGELLLEGNVEYRFPIYSFFKGAFFTDFGNVWVIRADPRREGAQFQLNRFYRELAVGSGFGLRFDFDFLILRLDIATKVYDPTAPGNKWVIRNFSLREDQSAFNLGIGYPF, from the coding sequence TTGAAACCATATTCGCAGATTAACGGCCAGCCCTCAACGGGACTTTTTAGAGGAAAATACCCTTCGCAACTGGCGCTGGGCAGCCTGCTGCTGGCGGGCGGGCTAAGTGCCTGCTCACCATTGCGGCTGTTGCAGCCGGGCCAGCGGCTGCTAAGCCAGGTGAAGGTGGAAGGCACGAAAGACGCCGATGCGTTGCGCCTGCAAACGCTGGTGCAGCAGAAGCCTAACAGTACCTTTCCGCTGCCAAAGGTAGCCATCTACCAGCTAGGCCGCTCATTTTATAACCAGGAGCGCATTCAGGGCAAGCTGGAGGCCGACCGCACCAAGTACGACCAGCTCATCCGGGCGGCCGGCACCGACTCTTCGGAAGTGGGCAAGCTCCTGACCAAGCGGGAGCGGCATGTCCGCCGTCATCAGCTGGCCCTGGATAAGGGCAACGCCATTATGCGGCTGGGCGAACCGCCGGTTATTTATGATTCCTCGCTCACGGCTACTTCGGCCGAGCAGTTGGGCACGTTTCTGAAGTCGAAGGGATTTTTCCGCAGCTCTGTTACCGTCACCGATACGGTGCCAACACGGCGGTTTGCGCCGTTGCGCGTCTTCGCCCTCCAGTCTCCCTTCCGCACCGATTCGCAGCGCGTGACCGTGACGTACCGGATTCACGAAGGGCCGGCGTTCAACTACTCCCAGCTCGATTACGACATTGCCGACACAGCCGTAGCCCGCCGGGTGCTGGCCAGTCAGGCGCAGAGCCTGCTGCGCGTGGGCAACCAGTATGATGAGGAAGTAATTGGCAATGAGCGCAGCCGTATCGAGAACCTGCTGAAAAATCAGGGTTATTTCGACTTCCGCCAGCAATATGTCACGCTGGAGGCCGATACCAGCTTTGCCCCGACGACGGTTCGCCTGCGCACGATTATCAGCAAGCCAACCCGGGGCGAGCAGCACCGACTTTATACCATCCGCAACGTCAGTTTCATCACAGATGCCGGCATTGTGCGGTTTGGCCAGCAGCGCGACACAATTATCCGCGACTCGGTGAAGTACCTGGCCTATCGGCACCGCTTCGGGACCAAGTCCCTGGACCGCAAGCTGGTGGTGCGCCCCGGCCAGCCGTACAGCCTGAGCAAAACTCAGCTCACCCAGCGGCAGTTGGCGGGCCTAGATATGTTCCGGTTCAGCACCGTGACGTACCGGCGCGTGCGAGGCCCGGAAGCGCCGGCCGACTCGGCTCGGGGCCTGCTGGATGCCACCGTGAATGCCTCACCCGCCAAGAAATTCCAGGAAACCACCGAATTCGGCGGCACGTACGTGGCTGGCCGGCCCGGCCCCTTTGGTAACGTCCGCCTTAAGGTGCGCAACGTGTTCGGGGGCTCCGAAGTGCTGGAGTTTGGCCTGCGGGCGGGCTTTGAAGGGCAGCTGAACCTGACTGGCACCAATACTGGTGAGGGTGATACGGACAGCAAAAGTGTACTTACTACCCAGCTGGGCGGCAATGTAAACTTGGTGCTGCCGCAGTTTCTGCTGCCGTGGCGGGGCAACCGCTACCTGAGCCAGTATAATCCGCGCACCCGCTTCAATGCCTCCTATACGTACGTCAACCGGCCCGACTATATCCGGACGAACGTGGAGGGCACCTTTGATTACCTCTGGCAACGCTCTGCCTATCTGCAGTACGTGCTGACCCCGATCGACGTGAGCATTATCCGGACGGCGAATATTGACCCGGACTTTGCGCAGTATCTGCGCAACCTGGAAATTCAGCAGGGCTCCCCGCTGCTGCGCAGCTTCGATAACCTGTTCATTCCCAGCTTCAACGCCACCGCCCTCTACAACTCCAACGACTTCAACGAAACCCGCGACGCGCGCTACCTGCGCCTGTTTGCTGAGTTGGGCGGCCTCACCCGCAGTCTGTACCAAGATCAGCCCCTCATCAACAACCAAGACAACCCGAAGAGCAACGCCCTCAAAATCTATGATTTCGGCAAGTTCACGGCCGACTACCGCCGCTACCACAAGTTGGGTCCCGATTCGTACTTGGTGTACCGGCTGGCGGGTGGGGCGGCCACGGCCCTGAGCGCCACCAGCGTCACGACCATTGTAGAAGGCATTCCGACTACCAGCCGCTCCTTTCTGGTGCCCTACGACAAGTATTTGTTTGCGGGGGGTAGCTCCAGTGTGCGGGCCTGGAAGCCACGCCGTTTGGGGGTTGGGTCCTATTCGCAGTACAAATACGACCCCAACAACCCCACCGAATTCCTGCTAGTTAATGGCCAGAAAGTGCGCGACTACGACCTGGAGCAGCCTGGGGAATTGCTCTTGGAAGGCAACGTGGAGTACCGCTTTCCGATTTACAGCTTCTTTAAAGGGGCTTTCTTCACGGATTTTGGCAACGTGTGGGTTATCCGCGCCGATCCGCGCCGTGAGGGGGCCCAATTCCAGCTTAACCGATTTTACCGGGAGCTGGCCGTGGGTTCGGGCTTCGGCCTGCGCTTTGATTTCGACTTCCTGATTCTGCGCCTCGATATTGCCACTAAAGTCTACGACCCCACCGCGCCGGGCAACAAGTGGGTTATCCGCAACTTCAGCCTTCGCGAAGACCAGTCGGCCTTTAACCTGGGCATCGGGTATCCATTTTAG